In bacterium, the genomic stretch GCTGAGCAGGCTTAACACTTTCCCCTGTTTCAGACTTTCCTGACGGTTTAAATACTGCAGGCTTGTCAGGAATCTGATAAGATGTGGTAATAACTCCGCTTACTGCAGATGCAGCTACTGTTGCAGGAGAAGCAAGATATACTTCGCCTTTTCCCTGTTTGCCTGTAAAATTTCTGTTTCCTGTACTGACTGTAATTTCACCCGGGCCGTTCTGACCGATCTGGCCTGCAGCACAGCCTGCGCACCCCGCATTACCTACAAGAGCGCCTGCTTTCATAAATATTTCTATCAACCCTTCTTTAAGGCACCTCTCCCACACTTTTCGCGTTGTAGGCACTATTTTTAAAACAACTCCGGGCGCAACTTTTTTATCTTTAAGAATATCCGCAACAACTTTCAGATCTTCAAATCTTCCGTTTGTACATGATCCGATAAATGCAGAATCAATCTTTGTTCCTGAAACTTCATCAACTGATACCACATCTTCAGGGTGCCCAGGACGGGAAATCAGAGGTTTTATACCGGAAATGTCAAACTCTATCTCCTTTTCATACTCTGCACCTTCATCACTGTAAACCGCTTCAACAGGTCTGCCTGTAACTTTTTCAAAATGCTCAAGAACATCTTTGTTAGGAGGAAACAGCGCAACAATTCCGCCCATTTCAGTAGCCATTGAAGCCATTGTTATTCTTCCGCTTAAAGGAAGAGAATCCACATAATCACCGTAAAGCTCCGCAGCATAACCCAAAAGTCCTGCAGCTCCCAGTTGCTGCAAAAGATAGAGAACAACATCCTTAGGATATACCGTTTCACCAGGCATACCTTTAAGGGTAATTTTTACTGATTTGGGTACCTTAAACCAGATTCTTCCTGTTGCCCATGCAGCGGCAATGTCTTTGTCTCCCATACCCTGACCGAATGCTCCGATTGCTCCCAGTATATTTGCATGAGAATCCGTTGAAATAAGAGTACCGCCCGGAAGAACAAGTGCATCGTCAATTGCAGTGTGGGTTCCTATGCCGTTATCAATATCAAAAACTCTTATGTTGTTTTCCCTGGCAAACACTCTGCACAATTGCTGGTTAGTTGCATATTTTTGATCCGAACCGGTTGGGTTTGTATCAAAAGTAAAAAACGTCCTTTTTGTATCTGCAACTTTAAGACCGTTTTCTTTAAGATTCTTTACAACATTCGCACCGCCGAAATCCCGCGCTATACGCGCATCAATTACAATATCTCCTATATCGCCTGCTTTGAGTTCGCGGTCGGAATGAGCGGAAAGAATCTTTTCAATCATTGTTCCCGGCATAGCAGCTCCTGTTTTTTTCATTAATATTATTTATGACTACTGCTCCTCTATCAACAGCCCTTTTGATCTCATGGCAAAAGGATTGAAAGTTGCAAAATCCGCCTGATGAATAAAAACTGTTTCTATAACCTGAGGCCTGCCGTCTCCTTCTTTGGAGTGACATGCAATAGTGTTGATTATATCTTCGGATAGTCCGCACTCCTGGGCCAGAATAGCTCCGGAAATAGGGTGTCTTGCATATTTCCCGGAAAGGCTCTTTCTGTATCCTCCGTTCCCGTCAGGTTCTATTTCAAGAAGTTTTCCCACATCATGCAAAAGGCCTCCTGCATACAATCTGTCAAAGTTTATTTTGTAGGGAAGATTTTTATAATTTTCTGTCTGAGCTTTTGCCAAAGCTGCAGCGCCTTCTGTAACGGAAATTGTATGCTCTATAAAATTAATCCCTGCTGTATCAACAAGCAGGGTAAAAGGAATTTTTAATAATTCATCAACTGAATTCCAGCCGCCTTTTTTACAGCCGAGCAGCCAGGTGTCTGTAACTTTCTTTTTAATTGCCTGATCCTGAATGCTGTCCAACTGTTTTTTAAAAAGAGTATAAATATCTTTTTCTGTTATCATATCGTCTCCTCTAAAAAAACTTTTTTATTACTCCGATAAAGATATGAAGTTAAACCAATAAAAGCAAGATTTCCCTTTGTTTTGCGGATTTTTTTATCCGAAAATGAAAACCGGAACATTTTTCCCGTATTTCACAATGAAACAATTTGTAAATTTTTCCGAGCGCTTGATTATGGGGTATATGGTATTGATTATACTAATGTTACGCTATGTATATCAATTGCAGACTGAAACCCCTCACAGGTGGTATAAAATATGCAACATTTAATAATGGTGTAAAAAATAAAGTGTGAACAGGAGTATTATCAATGAAATTTAAATTTACAGCATTTCTAATAATTTTAAATGTCACACTTTTCATCATGATCTCTGTTGTTTCAGCACAGCCAGTCAAGAAAAGCACAGATATCAAATCCGTGAATACCGCAGATAGACTGTATCTGCCGGCTGCTTTGAACAATCAGGTTTCCGCAGGAAATGATGACTGGGAATCCATATTCAGCATTCCGGGGACAAACGGTAATATTTCAGCAGTTACAGTATACGGAAATGATGTTTACATTGCCGGCACTTTCAGCACAGTAAGTAATTTAAATGCAAATTATGTTGCCAAATGGGACGGATCTTCATGGTACGTTCTCGGCAGCGGGATGAACAGTACAGTTAGCTGCCTTGCAGTGGACGGAAGCGGAAACCTGTATGCCGGAGGTACATTCACAACAGCAGGGGGCTCCTCCATAAACCACATAGCAAAATGGGACGGATCTTCATGGAGTTCTTTGGGCACTGGTACAAACGGAACTGTCAATGCCCTTACCATTAACGGCTCTGACATATACGCAGGCGGTGCTTTTACAGAAGCAGGGGGAGCACCTGCAAACCACATAGCAAAATGGGACGGGTCTTCATGGTATGCTATGGGGGGAGGAACAAGCGGAGAAGTATATGCAATAATTGTTCACGGTACAAATGTTTACATTAGTGGAAATTTTAGTGACATAGGAACTAATATTGCATGCTGGAATGGCTCATCATTTGTCAGTGAATACTTTGGTGCAGGTACGGATAATACTGTTTATACTATGGATATGATTAATGATACGCTTTATGCGGGAGGAATTTTTACAGGGGTAGCAAATTTAAATCCTTATACTCCTATAGCTGCAAGCAATATAGCAAGATGGGATGCAGCTAACGGATGGCAAACTTTAAACGGCGGAGTAATAAACAGTTCATCATCTCCCTCTGTAAATGCAATATGGTGCAGTACTGGTGATAATACAGTTACAATAGGAGGATTATTTGATAAAGCCGGAAGTACTACAGCAAACAACGTTGCAATATGGGACGGATCAGACTGGTCTGGCTTTGGCACAGGTCCAAATGACAAAGTACTGGCAGTTGCCTGGAACGGGACAACTCTATACGCGGGAGGCGTATTTTCGACCGCAGGTACAGCAGGAGCAGTACATATCGCCCAATGGAACGGATCCTCATGGTCTGCTATTACAAGCGGCAATGACAAGGGAATTTACGGAACAGTTAATGTTATCATCAAATCCGGAGACGATCTTTATGCAGGGGGCTCCTTTACAAGCGCAGGGACAAAAATAGTCAACAACATTGCCAAATGGGACGGATCAGACTGGTATGCTCTTGGCCAGGGTATTACTGACGGTAATGTCAAAGCGCTGACTGTAGATGCAAGCGGCAATATTTACGCAGGGGGCAATTTTACAACAGCAGGTGGCGTTCCAGTAAGCAATCTTGCCAAATGGGACGGATCCTCATGGTCGGATGTAGGCAGCGGCACAAATGACTACATATATTCTCTATCAATCTATAATGGAAATCTTGTTGCAGGCGGCCAGTTCAGCCAGGTTGGTTCAGGAAAATCAATAAAATTTCTTGCCGAATGGGACGGATCCTCATGGTCTGCTCTCGGCTCCGGGATTGACAGCTCTGTTTATACAATTGCTGTAAAAGAGGATACTCTCTTTGCAGGGGGAATATTCAAAGAAGCAGGCGAAGATAATAACATTCAGTATATTGCAAAATGGGACGGATCAGGCTGGTTTAAAGTAGGAAAGGGAGTTAACAGTGCGGTTTCATCTTTATCTGCTTCAGGGTCATATTTGTATGCAGCCGGAAGTTTTACAACAGCAGGCGGGTCCCCGGCAAAAGATATAGCAGTATGGGACGGAACTTCATGGACCGCTATGGGCACAGGGTCTGATAATGAAATTAAAACTATTGCTGCAAGCGGGAATACATGCTATGCAGGCGGCTCATTCTCTTCCATTGACGGGGTTTCTGCAAATAATATTGCCAAATGGGACGGTTCTTCATGGTCTGCACTCGGAGACGGAACGAATAATGCTGTAAACTCTTTATGCCTTGGGAGTCTTTACGCAGGGGGAGGATTTGAAACAGCTGGTTCAAAAACAAGTATGGGAATAGGAAAATGGCTTGGAGAAAGCTATTCCGTAAGAGTGGCAGTTAAAATATTTCTTGAAGGGCCATACAGTACAAGTACCGGCGAAATGAATACATCTATCAATTCTGCAGGATTGATTCCTCTGACATCTCCATACTCGGAAGACCGGAGAACAGTAAGCAGTATCCCTTCTGACATTGTTGACTGGGTTCTTGTTTCTTTAAGAGCTGATCCGGCAGGTTCTGCAGTTGCGTACAGAAGCGCCTTCCTGAGAAATGACGGGATGATTGTTGATGACGATGGAACAACTTCATATATAAATCTCACTGCATCAGAAGACAGTTACTACATTGTTATTGAGCATAGAAACCACCTTGCAGTAATGACAAAAACAGCACAGGCTCTTTCATCTTCTTCTTCAGCTCTGTTTGATTTTACAACAGACGGGACACGCTACTACCTTTCCGACGGTAAAGCGCCTGATGATGCTGCAAAAGAATTTTCGGACAACAAATGGGCAATGTATGCAGGCGACGCTGACGAAAACGGGTTTATTACTTCATATGACTTAAATGACGAGTGGCGCCCCAATAACGGAACATACGGATATAAAAATTCCGACATGAATATGGATACATACATTAATGCCCACGATAAAAACAGGATTTATAAAAAAAATGAAAGTAAAATGTCACAGATAAAATAAAAGAATACAAGACAAGATGAAAATTATTGAAAAAATAAGAATAACAACTTCATTATTAATTTTTCTTACTGCAGTATCCCTGTTCTCACAATACAAAAGGGAATATCCCGATGACATAAGGTTTATGGAAAAATACTCTTCCAAAATCGGCAGCGGAACTTTACAGGAAATTTTTCACAAACACAGTATTGACAAAAAAAACAGGCTTCTTAAAGGCCCGGATCTGATTGACGTTTTTATCTACTTTGATTCTGAGCCTGATAACAGCGAGATACACAAGCTGCAGCTTCTTGGAGTTGAATGTTTTACAGAATCATGGACACCGCCAATTTTCCCCAACCACCCTTTGGGATTTATGCTTGCGCGGGTTCCTGCAAATTCATTTCAGGATGTTCTTGATAAAGCATTTATCAGGCGTGTGGATACTGCTAACCGGACATCTGTGCCCATGAATAACACAGCAGCATCTGCTGTAAATGCTTCTGATCTTTGGGCAGGAGGCTGGACAGGCTCTGGTGTAAAAATAGCAATTCTGGATTCAGGGCTTGACACTGATCCTGTTAACTCGGACCTGCCCTCTTCTTTTGAAAAAATGGACTATTCTCAGTATCCCACTCTCAACAGTGACGTTGAAAATCATGTTACAGGACACGGAACACATGTTACAGGTACTGTTCTCGGAAGAGGAATTTACTCCTCGGGCAATACAGGCAACGGAGGAGGCGCATTCAAAGGTATG encodes the following:
- a CDS encoding 3-isopropylmalate dehydratase large subunit — translated: MPGTMIEKILSAHSDRELKAGDIGDIVIDARIARDFGGANVVKNLKENGLKVADTKRTFFTFDTNPTGSDQKYATNQQLCRVFARENNIRVFDIDNGIGTHTAIDDALVLPGGTLISTDSHANILGAIGAFGQGMGDKDIAAAWATGRIWFKVPKSVKITLKGMPGETVYPKDVVLYLLQQLGAAGLLGYAAELYGDYVDSLPLSGRITMASMATEMGGIVALFPPNKDVLEHFEKVTGRPVEAVYSDEGAEYEKEIEFDISGIKPLISRPGHPEDVVSVDEVSGTKIDSAFIGSCTNGRFEDLKVVADILKDKKVAPGVVLKIVPTTRKVWERCLKEGLIEIFMKAGALVGNAGCAGCAAGQIGQNGPGEITVSTGNRNFTGKQGKGEVYLASPATVAASAVSGVITTSYQIPDKPAVFKPSGKSETGESVKPAQ
- a CDS encoding HDIG domain-containing protein gives rise to the protein MITEKDIYTLFKKQLDSIQDQAIKKKVTDTWLLGCKKGGWNSVDELLKIPFTLLVDTAGINFIEHTISVTEGAAALAKAQTENYKNLPYKINFDRLYAGGLLHDVGKLLEIEPDGNGGYRKSLSGKYARHPISGAILAQECGLSEDIINTIACHSKEGDGRPQVIETVFIHQADFATFNPFAMRSKGLLIEEQ